One segment of Panicum virgatum strain AP13 chromosome 3K, P.virgatum_v5, whole genome shotgun sequence DNA contains the following:
- the LOC120699391 gene encoding uncharacterized protein LOC120699391 → MEQIPLGTRYKECRPQKTSSCQTKVLVGKDVFNELEQRRSSPSVIAKLMGIEVLPPSSVVHSRPQEFKDVFEVSEEPPEAVTRERSHHFPKGLPSLKQRALRLKKLMPSKTLYRDDTHDCHVECTDGLGHLNSVEINNPLFEKRPHDMNYSANCQYEKDTSSVCRMYPVGLANSSLSNLRLLSRAKSKDFNSIVVLEPCLEKGHDPENVFSIPYLSPVNKNCNGGMKHKQSEYPVMENGRVQQHLLGTEGINAPRIRKERFLASDSIDPLQIGQEASFYQFSNTDASCSGSSQRYSCGSDYFRQTNRSSSDSSTLSKIRRHAESAVGSKTLAEMFALSDSERLKLNSNSHALLRCNKIDHDNGHSKDGCFIVLPKHAPLLSVRSSMDRNSCLEGSSQGKNNPNISNSHNNGKCQFDSFQDKPRLRKEIGNGSEVNLRNASCFQNLMSDNFSSPDCSDEKVLFTTDEDLVQQRAESEASGFNLQFSRKQRVTKLPFRCHDYESISVSDDTDGSKSCKGLKEVEQPSPVSILEPPTDEDSCFSECFNYDLQEMAKKQGDGHQNHDEPDVSMSSGDEDHSAYQSLEAFQVEEDRDFSYLLDILICSGIIVADWQLICKSWYSPGCPVGPHVFDRLERKYNKIASWAKPERRLLFDLVNSILSEILAPCVDVHPWVQRSRHCMLLWAPEGPVEKVWQTIVRQREDCVTGHPDEMVLDTNWLEVGNNINMVGKQIARMLYGDLLEEIIVDLLKGLVVS, encoded by the exons ATGGAACAAATTCCA CTTGGCACCAGATACAAGGAGTGCAGGCCACAAAAAACTAGCAGTTGTCAAACAAaagtacttgttggaaaggaTGTATTTAATGAACTAGAGCAAAGGCGTTCATCACCCAGTGTGATTGCAAAACTTATGGGAATTGAGGTGCTACCACCTTCTAGTGTAGTGCATAGCCGGCCTCAAGAATTTAAGGATGTCTTTGAAGTGTCAGAGGAGCCACCAGAGGCTGTTACAAGGGAGAGGTCCCATCATTTCCCGAAAGGCTTGCCAAGCTTGAAACAAAGGGCGCTAAGACTAAAAAAGCTTATGCCATCAAAAACTCTCTATAGAGATGATACACATGATTGTCATGTGGAGTGTACAGATGGCTTGGGTCACTTGAACTCAGTGGAAATAAATAATCCTTTATTTGAGAAGCGCCCTCATGACATGAACTATTCTGCAAATTGTCAGTATGAGAAAGATACATCAAGTGTTTGCAGGATGTATCCTGTGGGTTTAGCCAATTCTTCGCTCAGCAATCTCAGACTTTTATCGAGAGCAAAAAGCAAAGATTTCAACAGCATTGTTGTTTTGGAGCCATGCTTGGAAAAAGGCCATGATCCAGAAAATGTTTTTTCCATTCCATACCTTTCTCCTGTTAATAAGAACTGCAATGGAGGCATGAAACATAAGCAATCTGAGTATCCTGTAATGGAGAACGGAAGAGTTCAGCAACATCTGTTAGGTACTGAAGGCATTAATGCACCTAGAATTAGAAAAGAAAGATTCTTGGCTAGTGACTCCATTGATCCACTGCAAATTGGACAGGAAGCATCATTTTATCAGTTTAGCAATACTGATGCGAGCTGTTCTGGATCATCTCAGAGGTATTCTTGTGGTAGTGATTACTTTAGGCAAACTAACAGGTCATCATCAGACAGCAGCACGCTGTCAAAAATACGCAGGCATGCAGAATCAGCTGTTGGTTCAAAAACTCTTGCTGAAATGTTTGCTTTATCTGATTCTGAAAGACTGAAGCTAAATTCGAACTCTCATGCTCTGCTTCGATGCAATAAGATTGACCATGACAATGGTCATAGCAAGGATGGATGCTTTATAGTTTTACCAAAGCATGCACCTCTGCTGTCTGTACGAAGCTCAATGGACAGGAATTCTTGCTTGGAAGGCTCCTCTCAGGGTAAAAATAATCCAAATATATCCAATAGTCACAACAACGGCAAATGTCAGTTTGATTCCTTCCAGGATAAACCAAGACTGCGCAAGGAAATTGGCAATGGCAGTGAAGTTAACTTGAGGAATGCTTCCTGTTTCCAAAATCTGATGTCAGATAACTTTTCTAGTCCTGATTGCTCAGATGAGAAAGTATTATTCACAACCGATGAAGATTTAGTGCAGCAACGAGCTGAATCTGAAGCTTCAGGGTTCAACTTGCAGTTTTCTAGGAAACAACGG GTGACAAAATTGCCTTTCCGTTGTCATGATTATGAATCTATATCTGTTTCGGATGATACTGATGGTTCAAAGTCTTGCAAAGGCTTAAAAGAGGTTGAGCAACCGAGCCCCGTGTCCATTCTTGAGCCTCCAACTGATGAAGATAGTTGTTTTTCAGAATGTTTCAACTATGATTTGCAAGAGATGGCTA AGAAACAAGGAGATGGCCATCAAAATCATGATGAACCTGATGTTTCAATGTCTAGTGGTGATGAAGACCATTCTGCTTACCAATCTTTGGAAGCATTTCAGGTCGAGGAAGACAGGGACTTCTCATATCTCCTTGACATACTCATATGCTCTGGTATCATAGTTGCTGACTGGCAGCTCATCTGCAAGTCATGGTACTCGCCTGGTTGCCCTGTTGGCCCTCATGTCTTTGATAGGCTTGAGAGGAAGTACAACAAAATCGCCTCATGGGCAAAGCCTGAGAGGAGGCTTCTGTTTGACCTCGTGAATTCAATCCTTTCTGAGATCCTTGCACCATGTGTTGATGTGCACCCATGGGTGCAGCGTAGTAGACACTGCATGCTTCTTTGGGCCCCTGAAGGGCCTGTTGAGAAGGTTTGGCAGACAATTGTTAGGCAGCGGGAAGATTGTGTCACAGGGCATCCTGATGAGATGGTTCTTGATACAAACTGGCTGGAAGTTGGCAACAACATCAATATGGTGGGGAAGCAAATAGCCAGGATGTTGTATGGGGACCTCTTGGAAGAAATCATAGTGGACTTACTGAAAGGGTTGGTAGTTTCATGA